One stretch of Armigeres subalbatus isolate Guangzhou_Male chromosome 2, GZ_Asu_2, whole genome shotgun sequence DNA includes these proteins:
- the LOC134214997 gene encoding nitric oxide synthase-interacting protein homolog produces MTRHARNCTAGAVYTYHEKKKDAASSGFGSSSRRIGKDSVKGFDCCSLTLQPCHNPVITKDGYLFDKEAILTYIITKKKEFARKMKEYERQLKQDEEEQTEKVNAETKKQVDRFISTEKNIVSSKPTNQLDEIPSTSGAISNVSLGKRKELPSFWVPSQTPAAKVARIEKPDSKIYCPISNKPLKMKDLIDVKFTEVKDPSDKKSLIAKENRYMCAVTHDILNNSVPCAVLKTTGDVVTLECVEKIIKKDMIHPLTNEKLNESDIITLQRGGTGFATTNDNLQAKEERPALQC; encoded by the exons ATGACTCGTCATGCAAGGAACTGCACTGCCGGAGCGGTTTACACCTATCACGAGAAAAAGAAAGACGCTGCTTCGTCCGGTTTTGGTTCATCATCACGGCGCATTGGTAAGGACTCGGTGAAAGGATTTGATTGCTGCTCTCTGACGCTACAGCCTTGCCACAACCCTGTTATAAC CAAAGATGGATATTTGTTCGACAAGGAAGCTATTCTTACCTACATCATTACAAAGAAAAAGGAATTTGCCAGAAAAATGAAGGAATACGAACGACAACTGAAGCAGGATGAGGAGGAACAAACGGAAAAGGTGAATGCCGAAACTAAAAAGCAGGTAGATCGCTTCATTTCCACCGAGAAGAACATCGTCAGCTCTAAGCCTACCAATCAGTTAG ATGAGATTCCCAGCACCAgcggagcaatttcaaacgTGTCCCTCGGCAAGCGCAAGGAACTGCCCAGCTTTTGGGTGCCTTCGCAGACTCCTGCGGCCAAGGTGGCACGCATCGAGAAACCGGACAGCAAAATTTACTGTCCCATTTCCAACAAGCCATTGAAGATGAAAGACTTGATTGATGTGAAGTTTACCGAGGTGAAGGATCCTTCTGATAAGAAATCCTTGATTGCTAAGGAAAATAGGTACATGTGTGCTGTAACGCATGATATCCTCAACAATTCTGTTCCCTGTGCTGTTCTGAAAACCAC AGGAGATGTTGTTACTTTGGAATGTGTGGAAAAGATTATCAAGAAAGATATGATTCATCCGCTGACCAATGAGAAACTCAACGAATCCGACATCAttacattgcaaagg gGTGGAACTGGATTTGCAACAACCAACGATAACCTTCAGGCAAAAGAAGAGCGACCAGCATTGCAATGTTAA